A single window of Eucalyptus grandis isolate ANBG69807.140 chromosome 1, ASM1654582v1, whole genome shotgun sequence DNA harbors:
- the LOC104435900 gene encoding transmembrane protein 230-like, which yields MAYVDHAFSISDEDMMMDSSFALTSGRPPVKEIALAVSLLLVGTLGIVLGVLMASYRVGGDRTHGVFFAILGSILFIPGFYYTRIAYYAYKGYKGFSFANIPAV from the exons ATGGCGTACGTGGACCATGCCTTCTCGATCTCGGACGAGGACATGATGATGGACTCTTCCTTCGCTCTCACCAGCGGCCGGCCCCCCGTCAAGGAGATCGCCCTCGCCGTCTCCCTCCTACTCGTCGGCACCCTCGGCATCGTCCTCGGCGTCCTCATGGCCTCCTACCGCGTCGGCGGCGACCGCACCCAcg GGGTGTTCTTCGCGATTCTCGGCTCGATCTTGTTCATTCCCGGGTTCTACTACACGCGCATTGCTTACTACGCGTACAAGGGGTATAAAGGTTTCTCCTTCGCCAACATACCTGCTGTTTGA